The Neisseria sicca genome includes a window with the following:
- the tatA gene encoding Sec-independent protein translocase subunit TatA, producing the protein MGSFSLWHWIIVLIIVVLVFGTKKLRNVGKDLGGAVHDFKQGLNEGTDAKKDEVIEHKKDEDKA; encoded by the coding sequence ATGGGTAGCTTCTCTCTGTGGCACTGGATTATCGTATTAATCATCGTCGTTTTGGTTTTCGGTACCAAAAAACTGCGCAACGTCGGCAAAGACCTCGGCGGTGCCGTGCATGACTTCAAACAAGGTCTGAACGAAGGTACTGACGCCAAAAAAGACGAAGTCATCGAACACAAAAAAGACGAAGACAAAGCATAA
- the tatB gene encoding Sec-independent protein translocase protein TatB, with the protein MFDFGLGELLLVGIVALIVLGPERLPEAARTAGRLIGKLQRLVSSVKQEFNTQVELEELRKAKQEFEAAAAQVRDSLKETGTDMQDNLHDISDGLKPWERLPAQRTPADFGLDEHGNPLPSLSAEVSDDPSISTSSENATEQAGNPTNAVETDTPAESEQDRAWREYLTGGSAPVSNAVEVSYIDTSADAPVLHITSLKKQAMNRKRDLRPKFHAKPKLRVRKK; encoded by the coding sequence ATGTTTGATTTCGGTTTGGGCGAGCTGCTTTTAGTCGGCATCGTCGCCCTGATTGTACTTGGCCCCGAGCGTCTGCCTGAAGCCGCCCGCACTGCCGGACGGCTCATCGGCAAGCTGCAACGCCTCGTCAGCAGCGTCAAGCAGGAATTCAATACCCAAGTCGAATTGGAAGAGCTGCGCAAAGCCAAACAGGAATTTGAAGCCGCCGCCGCACAAGTACGCGACAGCCTCAAAGAAACCGGTACGGATATGCAGGACAACCTGCACGACATTTCCGACGGACTCAAACCGTGGGAACGCCTGCCGGCGCAACGCACGCCTGCCGATTTCGGTTTGGATGAACACGGCAACCCGCTTCCTTCATTAAGCGCGGAAGTTTCAGACGACCCGTCTATTTCCACGTCGTCTGAAAACGCTACGGAGCAAGCAGGCAATCCGACGAATGCCGTCGAAACCGACACGCCTGCGGAATCCGAACAAGACCGCGCATGGCGCGAATACCTGACCGGCGGCTCCGCTCCGGTATCCAATGCCGTAGAAGTCAGCTATATCGACACTTCCGCAGACGCGCCCGTGCTGCATATCACTTCCCTCAAAAAACAAGCGATGAACCGCAAGCGCGACCTGCGCCCGAAATTTCATGCCAAACCCAAACTTCGCGTCCGTAAAAAGTGA
- the tatC gene encoding twin-arginine translocase subunit TatC, with product MSEPQNEQPVQPLIEHLIELRRRLMWIVIGIVVCFLGMMPFAQQLYTFVAEPLMVNLPKDTSMIATDVIAPFFVPVKVTLMAAFLVSLPHTLYQIWAFVAPALYQNEKRLITPLVLSSVSLFFVGMAFAYYLVFPVIFKFLAGITPVGVNMATDIDKYLSFILGMFVAFGTTFEVPVVVVLLAKIGIVTTEQLKNARPYVIVGAFVIAAIITPPDVISQTLLAVPLILLYEAGIWCSRFIKSKSDKTDEHPPLPPAET from the coding sequence GTGTCCGAACCTCAAAACGAACAACCCGTCCAACCTCTTATCGAACACCTTATCGAGCTGCGCCGCCGCCTGATGTGGATTGTCATCGGCATCGTCGTCTGCTTTCTCGGCATGATGCCGTTTGCCCAGCAGCTTTACACCTTTGTTGCCGAACCATTGATGGTGAATCTTCCCAAAGACACCAGCATGATTGCCACCGATGTCATCGCGCCGTTTTTCGTACCGGTGAAAGTAACGCTGATGGCGGCATTCCTCGTTTCCCTGCCGCACACGCTCTACCAAATCTGGGCATTCGTCGCGCCCGCCCTCTACCAAAACGAAAAACGCCTGATTACCCCGCTCGTCCTCTCCAGCGTCAGCCTGTTTTTTGTCGGCATGGCGTTTGCCTACTACCTCGTTTTCCCCGTCATCTTTAAATTCCTTGCGGGCATCACCCCCGTCGGCGTCAACATGGCGACCGACATAGACAAATATCTGTCCTTTATTTTGGGTATGTTCGTCGCATTCGGCACGACTTTCGAAGTTCCCGTCGTTGTCGTTCTGCTTGCCAAAATCGGCATCGTAACCACCGAACAACTCAAAAACGCACGCCCCTACGTCATTGTCGGCGCATTCGTCATTGCCGCCATCATTACACCGCCGGACGTGATTTCCCAAACCCTGCTTGCCGTCCCGCTTATCTTGCTTTACGAAGCAGGCATCTGGTGCAGCCGCTTTATCAAATCCAAATCGGACAAAACCGACGAACACCCG
- a CDS encoding phosphoribosyl-ATP diphosphatase has product MTDTILSQIQNTIDSRKDGDPEASYVAQLLHKGEDKILKKVIEEAGEVLMASKDGGGEHLVYEVADLWFHTMVLLAHHGLRAEDVVNELARRQGLSGLAEKASRKES; this is encoded by the coding sequence ATGACCGACACCATCCTCTCCCAAATCCAAAACACCATCGACTCCCGCAAAGACGGCGATCCTGAAGCTTCCTACGTTGCCCAGCTTCTGCACAAAGGCGAAGACAAAATCCTTAAAAAAGTCATCGAAGAAGCGGGCGAAGTCCTGATGGCGTCGAAAGACGGCGGCGGCGAACACCTCGTTTACGAAGTTGCCGACTTATGGTTTCACACCATGGTTCTCTTGGCGCACCACGGTTTGCGTGCCGAAGATGTCGTCAACGAGCTTGCGCGCCGTCAAGGTTTATCGGGCTTGGCGGAAAAAGCCTCTCGCAAAGAGTCTTGA
- a CDS encoding histidine triad nucleotide-binding protein — translation MDNCIFCKIAAKDIPAQTVYEDDEMLCFKDIRPAAPVHLLLIPKVHFDSLAHAAPEHQTLLGKMMLKVPQIAEAAGLTDGFKTLINTGKGGGQEVFHLHIHIMGTPA, via the coding sequence ATGGACAACTGTATTTTCTGTAAAATCGCCGCCAAAGACATTCCGGCGCAAACCGTGTACGAAGACGACGAGATGTTGTGCTTCAAAGACATCCGTCCCGCTGCGCCGGTTCATCTGCTGCTGATTCCGAAAGTCCATTTCGACTCGCTGGCACACGCCGCGCCCGAACATCAAACCCTCTTGGGCAAAATGATGTTGAAAGTCCCTCAAATCGCTGAAGCGGCAGGTTTGACTGACGGCTTCAAAACCCTTATCAACACAGGTAAAGGCGGCGGACAGGAAGTGTTCCACCTGCATATCCACATCATGGGTACGCCTGCATAA